Proteins encoded within one genomic window of Nonomuraea gerenzanensis:
- a CDS encoding MarR family winged helix-turn-helix transcriptional regulator: MGMPADERLGLDIKRAEQALITAKQAAVRPAGLTVPQYAALLALAASPGISGAALARTCLVTPQAMTVVLKNLEERGLIERSPHPWHRNVLETRLTEAGQAALEVADERAVVIEQAIADEFSAEEQQTLRELLGRCHDAIARATSEL, encoded by the coding sequence ATGGGCATGCCTGCTGACGAACGGCTCGGTCTCGACATCAAGCGCGCCGAGCAGGCTCTGATCACCGCCAAACAGGCCGCCGTCCGCCCGGCCGGCCTGACCGTCCCGCAGTACGCTGCCCTGCTCGCCCTCGCCGCCAGCCCCGGCATCTCGGGCGCGGCGCTCGCCCGGACGTGCCTGGTCACACCGCAGGCCATGACCGTCGTGCTCAAGAACCTGGAGGAGCGCGGCCTGATCGAGCGCTCGCCACATCCGTGGCACCGCAACGTCCTGGAGACCCGGCTGACGGAGGCGGGGCAGGCGGCGCTGGAGGTGGCGGACGAGCGGGCCGTGGTGATCGAGCAGGCCATCGCGGACGAGTTCAGCGCCGAGGAACAGCAGACGCTGAGGGAACTGCTGGGCCGTTGCCACGACGCCATCGCCAGGGCAACGTCCGAGCTGTGA
- a CDS encoding PH domain-containing protein, translating to MWRVRRELAVFKILGALVCAGLAVYWWFEGDFRGVVLAVPAAVLVGAMGLRDVLVPVRLAADPSGITVVHGYAGKLHVPWESIWDIKVDVRRRWGLRSEMLEIDTGDNLHIFSPHDLGTSPTEVAAALRRRGV from the coding sequence ATGTGGAGGGTCCGTCGCGAGCTGGCTGTTTTCAAGATCTTAGGGGCTCTGGTATGTGCCGGGCTCGCCGTTTACTGGTGGTTCGAGGGCGATTTCCGGGGTGTGGTCCTGGCCGTCCCCGCGGCCGTGCTGGTGGGCGCGATGGGGCTGCGTGACGTGCTCGTCCCCGTACGGCTGGCGGCCGACCCGAGCGGCATCACCGTGGTGCACGGGTACGCGGGCAAGCTGCACGTGCCGTGGGAGTCGATCTGGGACATCAAGGTGGACGTGCGCAGGCGCTGGGGGCTGCGCAGCGAGATGCTGGAGATCGACACCGGCGACAACCTGCACATCTTCAGCCCTCACGACCTGGGCACCTCCCCCACGGAGGTGGCTGCGGCGCTGCGGCGGCGCGGGGTGTGA
- a CDS encoding arginine repressor, which produces MMIPMTKAARQAKITDLLQRKAVRSQPELAKLLAESGVEVTQATLSRDLDELGALKLRADDGSLVYALPGEGGGRIPLTRLGSGESPAARLHRIAEELLVGAEASANLVIVRTPPGAAQFLASAIDHADWESILGTVAGDDTILVISRDPTGGQALAEALLKIADRRS; this is translated from the coding sequence ATGATGATCCCGATGACCAAGGCCGCGCGGCAGGCGAAGATCACCGACCTGCTGCAGCGGAAGGCCGTGCGCTCCCAGCCCGAGCTGGCCAAGCTGCTCGCCGAGAGCGGGGTGGAGGTCACCCAGGCCACGCTCTCGCGTGACCTCGACGAGCTCGGCGCGCTCAAGCTGCGCGCCGACGACGGCTCCCTGGTGTACGCGCTGCCCGGCGAGGGCGGCGGCCGCATCCCGCTGACCCGCCTGGGCAGCGGCGAGAGCCCGGCCGCCCGCCTGCACCGCATCGCGGAGGAGCTGCTCGTCGGCGCGGAGGCCTCGGCCAACCTGGTCATCGTACGGACACCGCCGGGCGCGGCGCAGTTCCTCGCCTCGGCCATCGACCACGCCGACTGGGAGTCGATCCTCGGCACGGTCGCGGGCGACGACACCATCCTGGTGATCAGCCGCGACCCGACGGGTGGTCAGGCGCTGGCCGAGGCGCTGCTGAAGATCGCCGACCGGCGAAGCTAG
- a CDS encoding single-stranded DNA-binding protein: MDRNEVLLVGRLSAPAEDHSLPSGDTLTKWRIIVRRRRHRRGATLSDSVPCITFNPEAAAVVRAMKPRDPIEVTGSFRCRVYGPSTGKSWRYEVEVSTAQPYEAELAEDPQLPENPELFEPAAPAVTTPADPARLAALIPRQVPYLAPTG; encoded by the coding sequence GTGGACCGAAACGAAGTCTTGCTGGTGGGCAGACTGTCAGCGCCGGCCGAGGACCATTCCCTGCCGAGCGGTGACACCCTGACGAAGTGGCGCATCATCGTCCGTCGTCGCCGCCACCGGCGCGGCGCCACGCTGAGCGACAGCGTTCCCTGCATCACGTTCAACCCGGAGGCGGCCGCCGTCGTCCGCGCGATGAAGCCCCGCGACCCGATCGAGGTGACGGGCTCCTTCCGCTGCCGCGTCTACGGTCCCTCGACCGGCAAGAGCTGGCGCTACGAGGTAGAGGTGAGCACCGCCCAACCATACGAAGCCGAGCTTGCTGAGGACCCCCAGCTCCCGGAAAACCCCGAGCTCTTCGAGCCCGCCGCCCCGGCGGTCACCACTCCCGCCGATCCCGCACGCCTCGCTGCCCTGATCCCGCGGCAGGTGCCCTACCTGGCACCCACCGGCTGA
- a CDS encoding MBL fold metallo-hydrolase yields the protein MDNITALGGDVYEIDTKMAGFAGITAGYLILSDRPCLVETGTSTSAPVVRDAIASLGVGPEDLATVVVTHIHLDHAGGVGDIARFFPSAQVVVHEKGARHLAEPSRLMTSARMVWGDRLDTLFGELSPTEAERIVALGDTGAIDLGNGRTLNSHYSPGHAKHHVGLVDSATGDLYVGDAAGVYLPETGDLRPATPPPDFDLKTALDSIALFEALGPQRLLFSHYGPVEAVRETLERSAEELQVWVDLTRQARSEGMDLDHAVAMVRERTKERYSAMTADEATAEQFELLSGAPSNVAGIMHWLDRVSP from the coding sequence GTGGACAACATCACCGCGCTCGGCGGCGACGTCTATGAGATCGACACCAAGATGGCCGGGTTCGCGGGCATCACCGCTGGTTATCTGATCCTCAGTGACCGGCCCTGCCTCGTGGAGACCGGCACTTCGACCTCGGCTCCTGTGGTGCGCGACGCGATCGCCTCGCTCGGCGTCGGCCCGGAGGACCTGGCCACGGTCGTGGTGACCCATATCCATCTCGATCACGCTGGTGGCGTCGGTGACATCGCCAGGTTCTTCCCGTCCGCGCAGGTCGTCGTGCACGAGAAGGGCGCCCGGCACCTCGCCGAACCGTCACGGCTCATGACCAGCGCGCGCATGGTGTGGGGCGATCGGCTCGACACGCTTTTCGGCGAGTTGTCCCCCACCGAGGCCGAACGCATCGTCGCCCTCGGCGACACCGGCGCCATCGACCTGGGCAACGGGCGCACGCTGAACAGCCACTACTCGCCCGGACACGCGAAACACCACGTGGGGCTGGTGGACTCCGCCACGGGTGATCTGTATGTCGGTGACGCGGCCGGAGTCTATCTGCCTGAGACGGGCGATCTGCGCCCGGCCACTCCGCCACCGGACTTCGACCTGAAGACCGCGCTCGACTCTATCGCGCTGTTCGAGGCGCTTGGGCCGCAGCGGTTGCTGTTCAGCCACTATGGGCCGGTTGAGGCCGTTCGAGAGACGCTTGAGCGATCTGCGGAGGAGCTTCAGGTCTGGGTTGATCTCACGCGGCAGGCCCGGTCGGAGGGCATGGACCTGGACCACGCCGTCGCCATGGTGAGGGAACGCACCAAGGAGCGCTACAGCGCGATGACAGCGGACGAGGCCACGGCTGAGCAGTTCGAGTTGTTGAGTGGTGCGCCGTCGAATGTGGCGGGGATCATGCACTGGTTGGACCGCGTCTCGCCCTGA
- a CDS encoding glycosyltransferase family 39 protein translates to MTTAATLAPPARRPAERPHTSPPWWMALVGAVAGFSGTGSATLNGDELATISAASRSLSGMFELARHIDGHFLPYYLFMHFWAKAGTSELWLRLPSAVAIGVAAWFLVDLGRRLHSTRAGVIAAGIFAILPSVSYYGAFARSYAFAAAAVVFSFWALHRAVERPGVVRRWVLYGVAVALVCSTHLFAVLVLPAQLLLLRRAVAVRMLAALAVGCVPAAVLGLIGYGERHAISWIPERGPEVWLKFPKMASGATALGVVLFAMALAGAVVLWRTARRADQASATDQASATEKASAAEKASATEKASAAEKASAAEKASAAEKASAADQASGVGRASGVDKASGTEKAGGADKVWAPVLAGWLVLPPVLLLAVSLLVTPAYVDRYLFVTAPALALLAGLAVAGLPRFQGVAAVLVVAVGFGLAFSEHAEVREENGRFENIPWALRVIKAEPEDAIVYGQSQLRAGFEYYADSLMPVDVLLAGSAPDPDGFGYPEGSDVSGALEGRERVWVVWRGTKQAGLNNDSIARVGQVEQAGFELSVAKHSGDLPGLTVALFTRR, encoded by the coding sequence GTGACCACTGCCGCCACACTCGCTCCTCCAGCCCGCCGCCCTGCCGAACGGCCGCACACCTCGCCTCCCTGGTGGATGGCGCTGGTGGGCGCGGTGGCCGGGTTCTCCGGGACGGGTTCCGCCACGCTCAACGGCGACGAACTCGCGACGATCAGTGCCGCTTCGCGTTCGTTGTCCGGGATGTTTGAGCTGGCCCGCCACATCGACGGGCACTTCCTGCCCTACTACCTGTTCATGCACTTCTGGGCGAAGGCCGGCACGTCGGAGCTGTGGCTGCGGCTGCCGTCGGCGGTGGCGATCGGGGTGGCGGCCTGGTTCCTGGTCGATCTGGGACGGCGGTTGCACAGCACGCGGGCCGGGGTGATCGCCGCCGGGATCTTCGCGATCCTGCCGTCCGTGTCCTATTACGGGGCGTTCGCCAGGTCGTACGCTTTCGCGGCGGCCGCGGTCGTGTTCTCGTTCTGGGCGCTGCACCGCGCTGTGGAGCGGCCGGGAGTGGTCCGGCGGTGGGTGCTGTACGGGGTGGCGGTGGCGCTCGTCTGCTCCACGCATCTGTTCGCGGTGCTCGTGCTGCCTGCTCAACTGCTGCTCCTGCGGCGGGCGGTGGCGGTGCGGATGCTGGCGGCGCTGGCCGTGGGGTGTGTGCCCGCCGCTGTGCTGGGGTTGATCGGGTACGGGGAGCGGCATGCGATCAGCTGGATTCCGGAGCGGGGGCCGGAGGTGTGGCTGAAGTTCCCGAAGATGGCCTCGGGTGCCACCGCGCTGGGGGTCGTGTTGTTCGCGATGGCGCTGGCCGGGGCGGTGGTGCTGTGGCGGACGGCGCGCAGGGCCGACCAAGCGAGCGCGACCGACCAAGCGAGCGCGACCGAGAAGGCGAGCGCGGCCGAGAAGGCGAGCGCGACCGAGAAGGCGAGCGCGGCCGAGAAGGCGAGCGCGGCCGAGAAGGCGAGCGCGGCCGAGAAGGCGAGCGCGGCCGACCAAGCGAGCGGAGTCGGCAGAGCGAGCGGAGTCGACAAGGCTAGTGGAACCGAAAAGGCGGGCGGGGCCGACAAGGTGTGGGCGCCGGTGCTGGCCGGGTGGCTGGTGCTGCCTCCGGTGCTGCTGCTCGCGGTGTCGTTGCTCGTGACCCCGGCCTACGTGGACCGCTACCTGTTCGTGACCGCTCCCGCACTGGCGCTGCTGGCCGGGCTGGCGGTGGCCGGACTGCCCCGGTTCCAGGGGGTGGCGGCGGTCCTGGTGGTGGCCGTCGGTTTCGGGTTGGCGTTCTCCGAGCACGCGGAGGTACGTGAGGAGAACGGGCGGTTCGAGAACATCCCGTGGGCGCTCCGGGTGATCAAGGCCGAGCCGGAGGACGCGATCGTCTACGGGCAGAGTCAGTTGCGTGCCGGGTTCGAGTACTACGCCGACTCGCTCATGCCGGTGGACGTGTTGCTGGCGGGCAGCGCGCCGGACCCCGATGGGTTCGGGTATCCGGAGGGGTCGGATGTCTCGGGCGCGCTGGAAGGGCGCGAGCGGGTTTGGGTCGTGTGGCGGGGGACGAAGCAGGCGGGGCTGAACAATGACTCCATCGCCAGGGTCGGGCAGGTGGAGCAGGCCGGGTTCGAGCTGAGCGTGGCCAAGCACTCGGGCGATCTGCCGGGGCTGACGGTGGCGTTGTTCACCCGCCGGTGA
- a CDS encoding DNA-3-methyladenine glycosylase — protein sequence MGRGELSFERGGSLSPAPLPRSFFDRPSHEVAPDLLGRVLVHGPVAVRLTEVEAYGGPGEDPAAHTYRGKTPRNAVMFGAPGHLYVYFTYGMHFCANLVCLPEGSGSAVLLRAGEVVAGVSEARARRSGKPTSSGTGDARPPASSGTGDARLAGEAALAGDARPVGKHIADRDLARGPARLAVALGLLREHNGLDAVIEGSPAGRPHQSAAILEGRPADPDLIRSGPRTGVSTAKDTPWRFWIDGDGTVSPYRAHTPRRRSAAATSVGEVPRS from the coding sequence ATGGGCCGCGGGGAGCTGAGCTTCGAGCGCGGCGGGTCGCTCAGCCCGGCGCCGCTGCCGCGGAGCTTCTTCGACCGGCCGTCCCACGAGGTGGCACCCGACCTGCTCGGGCGGGTGCTCGTGCACGGGCCCGTCGCCGTACGCCTGACCGAGGTCGAGGCGTACGGCGGGCCGGGCGAGGATCCGGCGGCGCATACGTACCGGGGCAAGACGCCTCGCAACGCGGTCATGTTCGGGGCGCCGGGGCATCTGTACGTGTACTTCACCTACGGGATGCACTTCTGCGCGAACCTCGTCTGCCTGCCGGAGGGCTCGGGCTCCGCGGTGTTGCTGCGGGCGGGGGAGGTGGTCGCGGGTGTGTCGGAGGCTCGGGCGCGCCGCTCGGGCAAGCCCACCTCGTCCGGGACGGGTGACGCCCGGCCACCCGCCTCGTCCGGGACCGGTGACGCCCGGTTGGCCGGCGAGGCCGCCCTGGCCGGTGACGCTCGGCCGGTCGGCAAGCACATCGCCGACCGTGACCTGGCGCGCGGCCCCGCACGGCTGGCGGTCGCCCTCGGCCTGCTCCGCGAGCACAACGGCCTCGACGCCGTCATCGAGGGCTCACCCGCCGGCAGACCTCACCAGTCGGCCGCCATCCTCGAAGGCCGGCCCGCCGACCCGGACCTGATCAGGTCAGGCCCGCGCACCGGCGTCTCGACGGCCAAGGACACGCCCTGGCGGTTCTGGATCGACGGCGACGGCACCGTCTCGCCCTACCGTGCTCACACCCCGCGCCGCCGCAGCGCCGCAGCCACCTCCGTGGGGGAGGTGCCCAGGTCGTGA
- the tyrS gene encoding tyrosine--tRNA ligase, whose amino-acid sequence MTDILDDLAWRGLIAQSTDLDALRASMAKAPITVYSGFDPTAPSLHIGHFVPLLTLRRLQLAGHNPIGLVGGATGLIGDPSGRNTERSLNSTEIVAEWVERLRGQVGRFLDFDESRPNAARLVSNLDWTGELSAIAFLRDIGKHFPVNRMLARESVSARLAGEGLSYTEFSYQILQSNDYLELYRRHNCTLQIGGSDQWGNITAGADLIRRVEGAHVHAMTLPLITKADGTKFGKTAGGALWLDPAMTSPYAFYQYFLNSDDRDVIHYLKVFTFRSREEIEVLEKAVAERPFAREAQRTLAEELTELLHGREELDAVIAASKALFGQGALEELPASTLEAALAEVPKATVPALGASFVDLLADSGLVESKSAARRAVKEGGAYLNNQKITDEAYVPGADDLLHGRFMVLRRGKKSIGGVTVG is encoded by the coding sequence GTGACCGACATCCTTGACGACCTCGCGTGGCGAGGCCTGATCGCCCAGTCCACCGACCTCGACGCGCTGCGCGCGTCCATGGCGAAGGCACCGATCACGGTCTATTCCGGCTTCGACCCCACCGCGCCGTCCCTGCACATCGGCCACTTCGTGCCGCTGCTGACGCTGCGCCGCCTCCAGCTCGCCGGGCACAACCCGATCGGCCTGGTCGGCGGCGCCACCGGACTGATCGGCGACCCGAGCGGCCGTAACACCGAGCGCTCGCTGAACTCCACCGAGATCGTCGCCGAGTGGGTGGAGCGCCTGCGCGGCCAGGTCGGCAGGTTCCTCGACTTCGACGAGTCCCGGCCGAACGCGGCCCGCCTGGTCAGCAACCTCGACTGGACCGGCGAGCTGAGCGCCATCGCCTTCCTGCGCGACATCGGCAAGCACTTCCCGGTCAACCGCATGCTGGCCAGGGAGTCGGTCTCCGCGCGGCTGGCGGGAGAGGGGCTGAGCTACACCGAGTTCAGCTACCAGATCCTGCAGTCCAACGACTACCTGGAGCTCTACCGGCGGCACAACTGCACGCTGCAGATCGGCGGCAGCGACCAGTGGGGCAACATCACCGCCGGGGCCGACCTGATCCGCCGCGTCGAGGGCGCGCACGTCCACGCGATGACGCTGCCGCTGATCACCAAGGCCGACGGCACCAAGTTCGGCAAGACGGCGGGCGGCGCGCTCTGGCTCGACCCGGCCATGACCTCGCCGTACGCGTTCTACCAGTACTTCCTCAACTCCGACGACCGTGACGTGATCCACTACCTCAAGGTGTTCACGTTCCGCTCGCGCGAGGAGATCGAGGTCCTGGAGAAGGCCGTGGCCGAGCGGCCCTTCGCCCGCGAGGCCCAGCGCACGCTGGCCGAGGAGCTCACCGAGCTGCTGCACGGCCGGGAGGAGCTGGACGCGGTCATCGCCGCCTCCAAGGCCCTGTTCGGCCAGGGCGCCCTGGAGGAGCTGCCCGCCTCGACCCTCGAAGCGGCGCTGGCCGAGGTGCCCAAGGCCACCGTGCCCGCGCTCGGCGCCTCGTTCGTCGACCTGCTCGCCGACAGCGGGCTGGTCGAGTCGAAGTCGGCGGCCCGGCGCGCGGTCAAGGAGGGCGGCGCCTACCTGAACAACCAGAAGATCACCGACGAGGCGTACGTGCCGGGGGCCGATGACCTGCTGCACGGGCGGTTCATGGTGCTGCGGCGCGGTAAGAAGTCGATCGGCGGCGTCACGGTCGGCTGA
- a CDS encoding SAM-dependent methyltransferase has product MSLRFHEIAESRHRILNPITDDKLDLLGEICRFAPGTRILDLACGKGELLSRWAASYGVQGVGVDISQVFLDAARTRADELGVAGQVKFVEADAAAYEDTAKSYDVVSCIGATWIGGGLEGTLSLMRRWLRPNGIVLVGECYWTSPPPAEACTSLGVEKDAFTSLIGTADRAEHAGFELLEMVLASPDSWDRYVAGQWWTISDWLRENPDDPDVPAMRDFLAQARRSHLEYGRDYLGWGVFVLRAM; this is encoded by the coding sequence ATGTCACTACGCTTCCACGAGATCGCCGAATCCCGTCACCGCATCTTGAACCCGATAACGGACGACAAGCTCGACCTCCTCGGCGAAATCTGCCGTTTCGCGCCCGGCACCCGCATTCTGGACCTCGCGTGCGGCAAGGGCGAGCTCCTGTCCCGCTGGGCGGCCAGCTATGGCGTCCAGGGCGTCGGCGTCGACATCAGCCAGGTCTTTCTGGACGCCGCCAGGACCCGCGCCGACGAGCTCGGCGTGGCCGGCCAGGTCAAGTTCGTGGAAGCCGATGCCGCCGCCTACGAGGACACCGCTAAGTCGTACGACGTCGTGTCCTGCATCGGCGCGACCTGGATCGGCGGCGGCCTGGAAGGCACCTTGTCGCTCATGCGCCGCTGGTTGCGTCCGAACGGCATCGTGCTGGTCGGCGAGTGTTATTGGACGTCACCGCCCCCGGCCGAGGCGTGCACCTCGCTGGGGGTTGAGAAGGACGCGTTCACCTCGCTGATCGGTACGGCGGACCGCGCCGAGCACGCGGGCTTCGAACTGCTGGAGATGGTGCTGGCGAGCCCTGACAGCTGGGACAGGTATGTCGCCGGCCAATGGTGGACGATCAGTGACTGGCTGCGTGAGAATCCCGATGATCCGGACGTGCCGGCGATGCGTGACTTCCTGGCGCAGGCACGACGGTCTCATCTGGAGTATGGCCGGGACTACTTGGGCTGGGGCGTGTTCGTCCTGCGAGCGATGTAA
- the argH gene encoding argininosuccinate lyase has product MTVSDGKPMRLWGGRFESGPSDALARLSVSVHFDWRLVPYDLAASRAHARVLHRAGLLTADELERMIGALDDLEQACKAGEFRPTVADEDVHTALERGLLERLGSLGGKLRAGRSRNDQIATDLRLYLRDHARSVVSRLVELETALMTQAEQHAETAAPGMTHLQHAQPVSFGHQLLAHVHAFARDIDRITDWDKRAAISPLGSGALAGSSLPLDPQAVAQELGFSAAAPNSMDAVADRDFAAEFLFDAAMIGVHLSRLGEEIVLWASQEFRWIEMDDAYSTGSSIMPQKKNPDVAELARGKSGRLIGNLMALLTTLKGLPLTYNRDLQEDKEPVFDAVDTLLLVLPAMAGLVATMRVNTARMEASAPDGYALATDLAELLVRRGVPFRDAHEAVGHLVVWCQVNDKDLGELTDDELAKVSPHLTPDVRDVLSVPGALAARKAHGGTAPDRVRDQLIALREAVDAQAAWAAGS; this is encoded by the coding sequence ATGACGGTGAGTGATGGCAAGCCGATGCGGCTGTGGGGCGGGCGCTTCGAGAGCGGCCCGTCCGACGCGCTGGCCCGGCTGTCGGTGAGTGTGCACTTCGACTGGCGGCTGGTGCCGTACGACCTGGCGGCGTCCAGGGCGCACGCCCGCGTGCTGCACAGAGCGGGGCTGCTCACCGCCGACGAGCTCGAGCGCATGATCGGCGCGCTCGACGACCTGGAGCAGGCCTGCAAGGCGGGCGAGTTCCGGCCGACGGTCGCCGACGAGGACGTGCACACCGCGCTGGAGCGCGGCCTGCTGGAGCGGCTCGGCTCGCTCGGCGGCAAGCTGCGCGCCGGCCGCTCGCGCAACGACCAGATCGCCACCGACCTGCGCCTGTACCTGCGTGACCACGCGCGCAGCGTCGTCTCCCGGCTGGTCGAGCTGGAGACCGCGCTGATGACGCAGGCCGAGCAGCACGCCGAGACGGCCGCGCCCGGCATGACCCACCTGCAGCACGCGCAGCCGGTCTCGTTCGGTCATCAGTTGCTGGCCCACGTGCACGCCTTCGCCCGCGACATCGACCGGATCACCGACTGGGACAAGCGCGCCGCGATCTCCCCGCTCGGCTCCGGCGCCCTGGCGGGCTCCTCGCTGCCGCTCGACCCGCAGGCCGTCGCGCAGGAGCTGGGCTTCTCCGCCGCCGCGCCCAACTCGATGGACGCCGTCGCCGACCGCGACTTCGCCGCCGAGTTCCTGTTCGACGCGGCCATGATCGGCGTGCACCTGTCGCGGCTGGGCGAGGAGATCGTCCTGTGGGCCTCGCAGGAGTTCCGCTGGATCGAGATGGACGACGCCTACTCCACCGGCTCCTCGATCATGCCGCAGAAGAAGAACCCCGACGTGGCCGAGCTGGCCCGCGGCAAGTCCGGGCGGCTCATCGGCAACCTGATGGCGCTGCTGACCACGCTCAAGGGCCTGCCGCTGACCTACAACCGCGACCTCCAGGAGGACAAGGAGCCGGTGTTCGACGCGGTCGACACGCTGCTGCTCGTCCTGCCCGCGATGGCCGGGCTGGTCGCCACCATGCGGGTCAACACCGCGCGCATGGAGGCCTCGGCCCCCGACGGCTACGCCCTGGCCACCGACCTGGCCGAGCTGCTCGTCCGGCGCGGGGTGCCGTTCCGCGACGCGCACGAGGCCGTCGGCCACCTCGTCGTGTGGTGCCAGGTCAACGACAAGGACCTCGGCGAGCTCACCGACGACGAGCTGGCCAAGGTCTCGCCGCACCTGACGCCCGACGTGCGCGACGTCCTCAGCGTGCCCGGCGCCCTGGCCGCCCGCAAGGCCCACGGCGGCACCGCGCCCGACCGCGTCCGCGACCAGCTCATCGCGCTGCGCGAGGCGGTCGACGCGCAGGCGGCATGGGCCGCGGGGAGCTGA
- a CDS encoding argininosuccinate synthase: MPERVVLAYSGGLDTSVAIPYLAEKMNAEVVAVAVDLGQGGEEMDVIQKRALDCGAVESVVVDAKDEFAADFCVPALQANALYMDRYPLVSSLSRPLIVKHLVSAAKRFGGTIVSHGCTGKGNDQVRFEAGLAALAPDLRVIAPARDFAWTRDKAIEYAEAKGLPIETSKRNPFSIDQNLWGRAVETGFLEDIWNGPTEEVYSYTADPAQPREPDEVVITFERGVPVQLDGRTLTPYQVVEELNRRAGAQGVGRIDMVEDRLVGIKSREVYEAPGAIALIAAHMELENVTVERDLARFKRGVDQRWSELVYDGLWFSPLKSALDALIADAQQHVNGDIRMTLHGGRATVTGRRSVDSLYDFSLATYDTGDTFDQSLAKGFVQLFSLPAKIAAARDTRKG, translated from the coding sequence ATGCCCGAAAGAGTGGTGCTCGCCTACTCAGGCGGCCTCGACACCTCGGTAGCCATCCCGTACCTCGCCGAGAAGATGAACGCCGAGGTCGTGGCCGTCGCCGTGGACCTCGGCCAGGGCGGCGAGGAGATGGACGTCATCCAGAAGCGTGCACTCGACTGCGGCGCCGTCGAGTCCGTCGTGGTGGACGCCAAGGACGAGTTCGCCGCCGACTTCTGCGTGCCCGCCCTGCAGGCCAACGCCCTCTACATGGACCGCTACCCGCTGGTCTCCTCGCTGTCGCGCCCGCTGATCGTCAAGCACCTGGTCTCGGCGGCCAAGCGGTTCGGCGGCACGATCGTCTCCCACGGCTGCACCGGCAAGGGCAACGACCAGGTGCGCTTCGAGGCCGGCCTGGCCGCCCTCGCCCCCGACCTGCGGGTCATCGCCCCCGCCAGGGACTTCGCCTGGACGCGTGACAAGGCCATCGAGTACGCCGAGGCCAAGGGCCTGCCCATCGAGACCTCGAAGCGGAACCCGTTCTCCATCGACCAGAACCTCTGGGGCCGCGCCGTCGAGACCGGCTTCCTGGAGGACATCTGGAACGGCCCCACCGAAGAGGTCTACTCCTACACCGCCGACCCGGCGCAGCCGCGCGAGCCCGACGAAGTGGTGATCACCTTCGAGCGGGGCGTGCCCGTACAGCTCGACGGGCGGACGCTCACGCCGTACCAGGTCGTCGAGGAGCTCAACCGGCGCGCCGGCGCGCAGGGCGTCGGCCGCATCGACATGGTCGAGGATCGCCTGGTGGGCATCAAGTCGCGCGAGGTGTACGAGGCGCCGGGCGCCATCGCTCTCATCGCCGCGCACATGGAGCTGGAGAACGTCACCGTCGAGCGCGACCTGGCCCGCTTCAAGCGCGGCGTGGACCAGCGCTGGAGCGAGCTCGTCTACGACGGCCTGTGGTTCTCCCCGCTCAAGAGCGCGCTCGACGCGCTCATCGCCGACGCGCAGCAGCACGTCAACGGCGACATCAGGATGACGCTCCACGGCGGCAGGGCGACCGTGACCGGCCGCCGCTCCGTGGACTCCCTGTACGACTTCTCGCTCGCCACGTACGACACGGGCGACACCTTCGACCAATCCCTGGCGAAGGGCTTCGTCCAGCTGTTCTCCCTCCCCGCTAAGATCGCGGCGGCCCGGGACACGAGGAAGGGCTGA
- a CDS encoding PPOX class F420-dependent oxidoreductase, with amino-acid sequence MIPESHLDLLTRPLFAHLATIAPDGTPHVNPVWTIWDGEHLRFTTTTDRRKCRNVRQNPNVSVSINDPEQPYRYVEIRGVVERVEPDPSGDFFDVLADRYGLTYDRPVGDAERRVVIVMKPTRTTQQ; translated from the coding sequence GTGATCCCGGAAAGCCACCTTGACCTGCTGACCCGTCCGCTGTTCGCGCACCTGGCGACGATCGCCCCCGACGGCACCCCCCACGTGAACCCGGTCTGGACGATCTGGGACGGCGAGCACCTGCGGTTCACCACCACGACGGATCGCCGCAAGTGCCGCAACGTGCGGCAGAACCCGAACGTCTCGGTCTCCATCAACGACCCCGAGCAGCCGTACCGTTATGTGGAGATCCGCGGTGTCGTCGAGCGAGTGGAGCCTGACCCGTCGGGTGACTTCTTCGACGTGCTGGCCGACCGCTACGGATTGACGTACGACCGGCCCGTCGGCGACGCCGAGCGGCGGGTGGTGATCGTTATGAAGCCGACACGCACCACTCAGCAGTGA